The Flavobacteriales bacterium nucleotide sequence CGACCCTCGAAGTTTCGGGCCGTTGACGCAATAATTCCAAAGCCTAATCGACCCGATCGGCCGAAACAACCGCAATGAAAACCCCTTCATTCGCCACGTACAGCGGATCGAGTCCGAGGACCTCACAGGCACTCTTGACCACGTCATCGACCGGAATAACAGCATGATCCAGGTCAATCCCCAACCGCACCTGTCCGGCGATCTCATTCAGCACCGTTGCCACCCCTCCACGGGTTGGGGCAAGAGCTTTACATCATTCCCCAGTTTACCGATCAGCGCCTCAACGGCGCGATGAACGGCTCGCGAGTCACTTTCGATCTCCGCGTCGAATTCCAAACCTTCACGTTTTAACATAATATCCATTCCATGATGGGCAATGCTGTGGCTTACGATGATAGCGTCGCCATCCTCTATTCTACGGTGATCGATATCGGCTCCGCGCAACACCTCACCTATACCGGTGGTATTTATAAAGATCCCATCGCCCGTACCCCGATCAACGACCTTGGTATCACCCGTGACCACCTGAACCCCAGCCTTTTCAGCGGCATTGTCGATGGTGAGCAATGTCTCCCAAAAATCGGCCAGCGGGAGGCCTTCTTCAAGAATGAACGCCAAGGACAAATACTGAGGACGAGTGCCACACCTGGCCAAATCGTTCACCGTGCCGTGAACGGCCGGGTCACCAATGTTGCCGCCAGGAAAAAATAGCGGGCTCACAACGAAACTATCGGTGGTAAAAGCCACCTTTCCTGCCGTAGGCAGTAAAACCCCGTCGTGACGCTGTTGCAGTTGTTCGTTGTCGAAAATGCGGAACACGCCGGAATCGAGCAGCCGATTGGTCAATAAGCCGCCACTTCCGTGGCCGAGGGTGATGGTGTCGAAATTGAGTTCGGGCAACGGGCAGTTAAGTGAAAAACGTAGATGGCTAGACATGGCTTTCTTCGCTGTGGTAGTTATAGTAGGCGGCACAAGCTCCTTCGCTACTGACCATGGGGGTGCCCATGGGGTTCAAAGGAGTACAGCCTTTCCCGAAGAAGGGGCAATCGAGCGGTTTTCTATTTCCGCGTAAGACTTCCCCGGCGATGCAACCATTGCTTCCCGTGCTTTCCTCTTCAGTGAGGGAGAGTCTTTCTTCGGCATCGTACCGTGCGTATTTCGGGGCGATACCCAAGCCCCTTTTTATGATGGATCCTATTCCGCGCCACTCCTTGTCAATACGCTCGTAAACCTCATCGAGAATAGCCTGCCCTTCGGGATTACCATTTAATCGAACCACGCGAGCGTAGGCGTTTTCGACCGATGACTGACCCGCTTAGAGCATTTTAACGAGCTCTAAGATACCGCGGAGCAGGTCTACGGGTTCAAAACCCGAGATCTCGATAGGTGCGTTGAATTTCTTCGCGATGAGCAGATACTCATCGGTGCCCATGATCGTGCATACGTGTCCGGCCGTTAAAAACCCCTGTATCTTATTATCTGCTGCCCCTAAAATGGCCTCCATAGCGGGCGGAACCAATACGTGCTTCGACGATGAAAATGCTAAAAAGGGCTACTGCTTATACAAGCTCGGCTGTAGAGGTCCGGTAACCTACAATGCCTGCGGGGTTATGCAGTGGAATAACGGGGTTAGTTTCCCTATTCAATCAGGACACGGATGCATCGGTTGTAATGAAGATAATTTCTGGGACAATGGGCCATTCTACGAGCGAATAAGCAGCTTCCCGGGATTTGGAATTGAAAGCAATGCCGATAAGATCGGTGCCATAGCCGGAGCTGCGGTTGGAGCCGGCGTCTTGACTCACGCCATAGCCACGAACATTCAAAAGGCAATGATCATCAAAGACACCGTCGACGACGGAAGGTTGGAAGGCGATAATAAATAAAAACTCAGGCCATGTCAGAACGATTAGCCATAGACCCAGTAACCCGTATCGATGGTCACCTACGGGTCAAAGTTGAAATAAAGGACGGTAAAGTAGTAGACGCGTACAGTTCCGGAACCATGGTTCCGCTGCTTGAAGAGATCCTCAAGGGCCGAGATCCACGAGACGCCTGGGTCTTCGTAGGCCGAGTATGCGGTGTTTGTACTACGGTGCATTCGCTGACGTCGTGCCGAGCGGTTGAAGACGCCCCGGGAATAGTGATTCCACCAAATGCCGAATTGGTGCGGAATATCATGGAAACTGCCCAATACATGCAGGATCACGTGATCCACTTCTACCATTTACATGCCTTGGACCGGGTCGACGTGGTTAGCGCACTTAAAACCGATTCGAAGATGACGAGGGAGATTCAACAGAGCATCTCAAATCACTCAAAGTCGAGTCCGGGATACTTCAGTGATGTTCAAAAGCGCCTACAAACATTCGTGAACAGCGGCCAATTGGGGATTTTCGCGAATGGCTATTGGGGACACCCCGCCTATAAACTTCCGCCGGAGATCAACCTCATCGGAGTTGCTCATTACCTCGAAGCCCTTGAATGGCAAAAAGAGATCGTGAAGATCCACGCCATTTTTGGAGGAAAGAATCCACACCCGAACTACTTGGTCGGAGGCATGGCCTTCGCAATAAACACCAACGAGGCCAACGCCTTAAATGCCGAAAGACTTGCATACGTGCGTCAGTTGCTGGTAGAGGCAAAAGAATTCGTCAACAACGTATACATCCCCGACATTTTGGCCGTTGCTCCCTATTACCTTGATTTGGGTGGAATCGGCGGCGGGCTATCCAACTACCTCGCGTACGGTGACCTCCCTACCCGAGGGTATGGTGATGTAAGTAGCTTTAAGTTTCCTCGTGGTATAATTTTAGACCGCGACCTGAGCAAAGTCCACGAGGTCGATGCGCGCGACCACGACGAAATTCAAGAATTCATCAAACACAGCCGGTACAGTTACTCTGATGGCGACGAGGTCGGCAAGTTCCCATGGGAAGGTGAATCCACTATGAATTACACCGGACCCAAGCCTCCTTACGAGCACTTGAATGTCGACGGAAAATACAGCTGGGTCAAAACTCCTCAGTGGAAAGGAAAACCTATGGAAG carries:
- a CDS encoding nickel-dependent hydrogenase large subunit; amino-acid sequence: MSERLAIDPVTRIDGHLRVKVEIKDGKVVDAYSSGTMVPLLEEILKGRDPRDAWVFVGRVCGVCTTVHSLTSCRAVEDAPGIVIPPNAELVRNIMETAQYMQDHVIHFYHLHALDRVDVVSALKTDSKMTREIQQSISNHSKSSPGYFSDVQKRLQTFVNSGQLGIFANGYWGHPAYKLPPEINLIGVAHYLEALEWQKEIVKIHAIFGGKNPHPNYLVGGMAFAINTNEANALNAERLAYVRQLLVEAKEFVNNVYIPDILAVAPYYLDLGGIGGGLSNYLAYGDLPTRGYGDVSSFKFPRGIILDRDLSKVHEVDARDHDEIQEFIKHSRYSYSDGDEVGKFPWEGESTMNYTGPKPPYEHLNVDGKYSWVKTPQWKGKPMEVGPLSRVLVGYASGKEEFVENVNAVLAKLDVPATALFSTLGRTAARVIETKLTADWGLEFMGNLFSNIKNGDERMANTEKFEKDTWPAEAKGVGLMEAPLGALAHWIVIEDQKIKNYRLVVPSTWNSSPRDPAGQRSSYEEALLGTPVADPEQPVEIFRTLHSFDPCMACAVHLYDDQGNEYDHELEIF